One sulfur-oxidizing endosymbiont of Gigantopelta aegis genomic region harbors:
- a CDS encoding type II toxin-antitoxin system VapC family toxin: MLMIGLIYKSSIECVRFVPIDNNIAIRSVRLLGGFHPDPADRIITALARYLSVVLVSCDEKIRAYKHVKTIW, encoded by the coding sequence ATGTTGATGATTGGATTGATATACAAATCTTCTATTGAATGTGTTCGTTTTGTGCCAATAGATAATAATATTGCTATTCGATCAGTTCGTTTACTTGGTGGGTTTCATCCTGATCCAGCCGATAGAATAATCACTGCATTAGCAAGATATTTATCAGTTGTATTAGTATCCTGTGATGAAAAAATCAGAGCATACAAACACGTTAAAACTATTTGGTAG
- a CDS encoding DUF433 domain-containing protein has product MVNYKEYITIEPGKRSGRPCIRGLRITVYDVLNMLADGMSYDEIIDDFPKLTQEDILACLAFAAERENSITRLSA; this is encoded by the coding sequence ATGGTAAATTACAAAGAATATATTACTATTGAGCCAGGAAAAAGGTCTGGAAGACCTTGTATTCGTGGGCTAAGAATTACTGTCTATGATGTTTTAAATATGTTGGCAGATGGAATGAGTTATGATGAAATCATCGATGATTTCCCAAAACTTACTCAAGAAGATATTTTAGCTTGTTTAGCATTTGCTGCTGAGAGAGAGAACTCTATTACACGGCTGAGTGCATGA
- the orn gene encoding oligoribonuclease, with protein sequence MSQDQRNLIWVDLEMTGLEPETDRIIEIATIVTDAELNILAEGPVIAIHQTPETMAKMDEWNTTHHGNSGLTERVNKSQNSEADAIAKTIEFLGQYIGKGVSPMCGNSICQDRRFMAKWMPALEEYFHYRNFDVSTLKELAKRWYPEVMDGYQKKGAHLALDDIRESIEEMLYYRKTILK encoded by the coding sequence ATGTCACAAGACCAAAGAAATTTAATATGGGTTGATCTCGAAATGACCGGACTGGAACCTGAAACAGACCGTATTATTGAAATTGCCACCATTGTCACCGATGCCGAGTTAAATATACTGGCTGAAGGGCCAGTGATCGCTATTCATCAAACGCCTGAGACTATGGCTAAAATGGATGAATGGAATACCACCCATCATGGTAATTCCGGTCTCACTGAGCGTGTCAATAAGAGCCAAAATAGTGAAGCCGATGCTATCGCCAAAACCATTGAATTTTTAGGACAATATATTGGCAAGGGTGTTTCTCCCATGTGTGGCAATAGTATCTGTCAGGATCGCCGCTTTATGGCGAAATGGATGCCAGCGCTTGAAGAATATTTTCATTACCGCAATTTTGATGTCAGCACACTCAAAGAGCTAGCCAAACGCTGGTATCCTGAAGTCATGGACGGCTATCAAAAGAAGGGCGCTCATTTGGCATTGGATGATATTCGTGAGTCAATTGAAGAGATGCTTTATTATCGTAAGACGATTTTGAAGTAG
- a CDS encoding M48 family metallopeptidase, which translates to MSLFSILFIIMVILSAITHLWLSIRQVKHVTEHRSQTPEDFAEKISLEEHQKAADYTIAKEKLGNIELIIGTTLLFIWTLGGGLELLDQYVRGYELSPLFSGVLFILLMGFISSIIDIPMGLYNTFVLEEKFGFNRTTFKVWSVDFIKQTTLGLVIGIPLIMVILWLMESAGPYWWVYAWAVWMGFGFLMMWAYPAFIAPLFNKFSELEDESLKNRIEQLMTRCGFLSKGILVMDGSKRSSHGNAYFTGLGNNKQIVFYDNLLESLDEEEVEAVLAHELGHFKKKHIVKRLVSMTFITFAGFAVLGWIMQQQWFYEGLGMSTPSIYAALVLFSIASGAFTFFLSPISAMMSRKHEFEADEYAAQQADANKLIDALVKLYKENANTLTPDPLHSAYYDSHPPAPVRIAHLKQHA; encoded by the coding sequence ATGTCTTTGTTTAGCATTTTGTTCATTATTATGGTTATTTTATCTGCCATAACGCATCTCTGGTTGTCCATTCGTCAGGTAAAACACGTCACAGAGCATCGTAGTCAGACACCTGAAGACTTTGCTGAGAAAATAAGCCTAGAAGAACACCAAAAAGCGGCCGACTATACTATTGCCAAAGAAAAATTGGGTAATATTGAGCTCATTATTGGCACCACCTTGCTCTTTATCTGGACATTGGGCGGTGGTCTGGAATTATTAGATCAATATGTGCGAGGCTATGAATTAAGTCCGCTGTTTTCAGGGGTGCTTTTTATTCTCTTAATGGGTTTTATTTCCTCAATCATTGATATTCCCATGGGGCTTTATAATACCTTCGTTTTAGAAGAAAAATTTGGCTTTAATCGCACTACGTTTAAAGTCTGGAGTGTTGATTTTATCAAACAAACCACCCTTGGTTTAGTCATCGGTATTCCTCTGATCATGGTCATTCTCTGGCTCATGGAGAGTGCAGGCCCCTATTGGTGGGTTTATGCCTGGGCAGTATGGATGGGCTTTGGCTTTCTCATGATGTGGGCTTATCCAGCCTTTATTGCTCCCCTATTTAATAAGTTTTCTGAACTTGAAGATGAATCCCTAAAAAATCGCATTGAACAATTAATGACCCGCTGTGGCTTCCTGAGCAAGGGTATTTTAGTCATGGATGGTTCTAAGCGTTCCAGTCATGGCAATGCATATTTCACTGGCTTGGGCAATAATAAACAGATTGTTTTTTATGACAACCTGTTAGAATCGTTAGATGAAGAAGAAGTTGAAGCGGTTTTAGCCCATGAATTAGGCCACTTTAAGAAAAAGCATATTGTCAAACGTCTGGTCAGCATGACCTTTATCACTTTTGCCGGCTTTGCAGTGCTTGGCTGGATCATGCAACAACAGTGGTTTTATGAAGGGCTGGGCATGTCAACGCCATCCATTTATGCTGCTTTAGTCTTGTTTAGTATCGCATCGGGCGCATTTACCTTTTTTCTTAGCCCTATTAGCGCTATGATGAGCCGTAAACATGAGTTTGAAGCCGACGAATATGCGGCACAACAAGCGGATGCCAATAAACTGATCGATGCACTGGTTAAGTTGTATAAAGAAAACGCGAACACTTTAACACCTGATCCACTGCATTCAGCTTATTATGATTCACACCCGCCTGCGCCGGTTAGAATCGCTCATTTGAAACAACATGCTTAA
- a CDS encoding cytochrome c: MNVQFALKTALKTTSITILLGLFLSAQNVMAANPAHGKDLHDANCQSCHSSLMGGDPDRIYTRSDRRVTSIDGLRKQVTRCKTTVGVAWPEDQIEDVVDYLNTSFYKL, from the coding sequence ATGAATGTTCAATTCGCTTTGAAAACAGCTTTGAAAACAACTTCAATAACAATCCTATTAGGTCTATTTTTAAGTGCGCAAAATGTTATGGCGGCTAATCCTGCTCATGGTAAGGATCTGCATGATGCCAATTGCCAGTCATGTCATTCCTCCTTAATGGGTGGTGATCCAGACCGTATTTATACCCGTTCTGATCGTCGTGTAACGTCGATTGATGGCTTACGTAAGCAAGTGACACGCTGCAAAACAACGGTTGGCGTCGCCTGGCCTGAAGATCAAATTGAAGATGTGGTGGATTATCTTAATACGAGTTTCTACAAACTTTAA
- the rsgA gene encoding small ribosomal subunit biogenesis GTPase RsgA, with the protein MAKRKLNRRQEWRIQKIQDERLARSKNKQQKISDKYGQLEADLHRGTIVSHFGATLDIEDEATGEIVRCALRQNIDAIVCGDKIVWQALTQLTDDEQLKGVITALEKRKTVLARPDFTGQMKPVAANIDQLLIVTSPVPELNEGLVDRYLVAAELSHIKPVLLLNKVDTLSAKQQAVLQQRLQVYEDIGYPIIYTSAKSQHGMDTLLSQLENKVSVFVGQSGVGKSSLINALLPDANIKEGEVSLATNKGTHTTSVSRLYHIKNANHQQASLIDSPGVREFGLWDINKEDVIHGFIELHDHAQYCHFRDCKHLNEPNCGLLKGLEDGTISEQRLDSYHRIVDSVEDK; encoded by the coding sequence ATGGCCAAACGTAAGCTTAATCGTAGGCAAGAGTGGCGCATCCAGAAAATACAGGATGAACGTCTTGCCAGATCTAAAAATAAACAGCAAAAAATCTCAGATAAATACGGGCAATTAGAGGCGGACTTACATCGTGGCACCATAGTCAGTCATTTTGGTGCCACCCTGGATATTGAAGATGAAGCCACCGGGGAAATTGTTCGCTGTGCATTAAGACAAAACATCGATGCCATTGTCTGTGGTGATAAAATTGTCTGGCAAGCACTCACTCAGTTAACGGATGATGAACAACTAAAAGGCGTGATCACCGCTTTAGAAAAACGTAAAACAGTGCTAGCCCGCCCTGATTTTACTGGCCAGATGAAACCCGTTGCAGCCAATATTGATCAATTATTAATCGTGACCTCTCCCGTCCCCGAACTCAATGAAGGGCTTGTTGATCGCTATCTGGTTGCTGCTGAATTATCCCATATAAAACCGGTGTTATTACTCAACAAGGTAGATACTTTATCTGCTAAACAGCAAGCGGTCTTACAGCAACGTCTTCAGGTTTATGAGGATATTGGTTATCCCATTATTTATACCAGCGCCAAAAGCCAACACGGCATGGATACCTTGCTCAGCCAATTAGAAAACAAAGTCAGTGTCTTTGTAGGCCAATCTGGCGTTGGTAAATCATCATTGATCAATGCCCTGCTTCCCGATGCGAACATTAAAGAAGGTGAAGTCTCACTAGCAACGAATAAGGGCACTCATACCACCAGTGTTTCCCGACTCTATCATATTAAAAATGCCAATCATCAACAGGCCAGCCTAATTGACTCCCCTGGGGTACGTGAGTTTGGCTTATGGGATATTAATAAAGAAGATGTCATTCACGGCTTTATTGAGTTGCATGATCATGCTCAATATTGTCATTTTAGAGACTGCAAACACCTCAACGAACCCAATTGCGGTCTACTTAAGGGATTGGAAGATGGCACGATCAGTGAACAACGTCTTGATAGTTACCATCGTATCGTTGACTCCGTTGAAGATAAATAA